A part of Haloarchaeobius sp. HME9146 genomic DNA contains:
- a CDS encoding cytochrome bc complex cytochrome b subunit → MSLEKKDDYDHSGWMKTKDLTPVEKTYLTVLIWMDQRLRLVDYLELVENLYYKVNFQMPKSHTEQYNLDNKFWYWYPLYALGSFSTIAYVVAALSGALLGFYYSPATTGDPSTAYNSIVFIMTDLNFGFMLRSIHRWSAQVMVAAVFLHMLRVYFTGAYKEPRELNWILGIILISLTMVFGYTGYLLPWDQLAYWAGQIGVEMSLSIPLAGEWVAQLLFGGFSLSQATLQRMYIIHVFVLPFVVTTLIAIHIGIVWMQGIAEPH, encoded by the coding sequence ATGAGTCTTGAAAAGAAAGACGACTACGACCACAGCGGGTGGATGAAGACCAAAGATCTCACTCCCGTGGAGAAGACGTATCTGACCGTCCTCATCTGGATGGACCAGCGTCTCCGGCTCGTGGACTACCTGGAACTCGTCGAGAACCTCTACTACAAGGTCAACTTCCAGATGCCGAAGAGCCACACGGAGCAGTACAACCTCGACAACAAGTTCTGGTACTGGTACCCATTGTACGCGTTAGGGAGCTTCTCCACGATAGCGTACGTCGTCGCGGCGCTCTCGGGCGCACTGCTCGGGTTCTACTACTCCCCGGCGACGACGGGCGACCCGTCGACCGCGTACAACAGCATCGTGTTCATCATGACCGACCTGAACTTCGGGTTCATGCTCCGGTCCATCCACCGGTGGTCCGCCCAGGTGATGGTCGCGGCAGTGTTCCTGCACATGCTCCGTGTGTACTTCACGGGCGCGTACAAGGAACCGCGCGAGCTCAACTGGATCCTCGGCATCATCCTCATCTCCCTGACGATGGTGTTCGGGTACACCGGTTACCTGCTCCCGTGGGACCAGCTGGCGTACTGGGCCGGCCAGATCGGCGTCGAGATGTCGCTGTCCATCCCGCTCGCGGGTGAGTGGGTCGCACAGCTCCTGTTCGGCGGCTTCTCGCTGAGCCAGGCGACGCTCCAGCGCATGTACATCATCCACGTGTTCGTGCTGCCGTTCGTGGTGACGACGCTCATCGCCATCCACATCGGCATCGTCTGGATGCAGGGGATCGCGGAGCCACACTAA
- a CDS encoding ubiquinol-cytochrome c reductase iron-sulfur subunit: MPVDEDKYPVESDRRRFVKGVVGGATLAGITTAGSAAVNSATAPSGQGGGTTTFRAVENTDGPAPRGMPQIPIELEPIDGEDDYYIKGVWPEVSTETQQGREVKVAKQDIAGVTYSSEWFQYCGVQTYTGVYPDAQEENSDLTNYFRYTESSQYEWQSSEVSGGDRMKLSDFEDYETWENGVGTPGIGKPATGTWRSEGLEPAETMPVEIIRSKRIEQMAKENPDSWLAASTDQGVMAHLNKCTHFCCVPGFKKEGSAKFAAADAIYCQCHQSVYDPFNIVEKSFVALPRPSKE, from the coding sequence ATGCCAGTCGACGAAGACAAATATCCGGTCGAATCGGACCGTCGCCGCTTCGTAAAGGGCGTCGTGGGCGGTGCGACACTTGCAGGGATCACCACTGCAGGGTCCGCCGCGGTCAACTCCGCGACAGCCCCGAGCGGCCAGGGTGGTGGGACAACCACCTTCCGTGCGGTCGAGAACACGGACGGTCCCGCGCCGCGCGGGATGCCACAGATTCCCATCGAGCTCGAACCCATCGATGGCGAAGACGACTACTACATCAAGGGCGTCTGGCCCGAGGTGTCCACCGAGACCCAGCAGGGTCGCGAGGTCAAGGTCGCCAAGCAGGACATCGCTGGCGTCACCTACTCCTCGGAGTGGTTCCAGTACTGTGGTGTCCAGACGTACACGGGCGTCTACCCCGACGCACAGGAGGAGAACTCCGACCTGACGAACTACTTCCGGTACACCGAGAGCTCCCAGTACGAGTGGCAGAGCTCCGAGGTCAGCGGCGGCGACCGGATGAAGCTCAGCGACTTCGAGGACTACGAGACCTGGGAGAACGGCGTCGGGACGCCCGGCATCGGGAAGCCGGCGACCGGCACCTGGCGCTCTGAAGGACTCGAACCGGCGGAGACGATGCCGGTCGAGATCATCCGCTCGAAGCGCATCGAGCAGATGGCAAAGGAGAACCCCGACAGCTGGCTCGCCGCCAGTACGGACCAGGGTGTGATGGCACACCTGAACAAGTGTACGCACTTCTGTTGCGTGCCCGGGTTCAAGAAGGAAGGCTCGGCGAAGTTCGCCGCGGCCGACGCCATCTACTGCCAGTGCCACCAGTCGGTGTACGACCCGTTCAACATCGTCGAGAAATCGTTCGTGGCACTACCACGGCCGAGCAAGGAGTGA
- a CDS encoding plastocyanin/azurin family copper-binding protein: MNRRDFLKAASGVAGGAAAASTAASAAGQEETTTTSGTSGTSTGTGTGTGTGTGTSGGGGGGGTETVQVGPGGEYVFTPGTDSPLYITPGTTVEFVWESDNHNVNPTSVPEGASWEGHKPIENTGFSFSSTFETTGTYEYQCDPHAGLGMVGTIVVNETGQAPSSGGGGGEADPEHMGVPFQAHWVGIATILAIIASLMFTFYVIKYGESAHTSSPGRK, translated from the coding sequence ATGAATAGGCGGGACTTTCTGAAGGCTGCCAGCGGCGTTGCCGGAGGCGCTGCAGCAGCGAGCACGGCGGCGTCTGCTGCCGGGCAGGAGGAGACAACGACGACCTCCGGAACGTCCGGCACCTCCACGGGGACCGGAACAGGTACCGGAACAGGTACCGGGACCTCGGGCGGAGGCGGCGGCGGAGGTACAGAGACCGTCCAGGTCGGGCCCGGCGGCGAATACGTGTTCACGCCCGGAACGGACAGCCCCCTGTACATCACGCCCGGGACGACCGTCGAGTTCGTCTGGGAGTCTGACAACCACAACGTCAACCCCACCAGCGTCCCCGAGGGCGCGTCGTGGGAGGGACACAAGCCCATCGAGAACACCGGGTTCTCGTTCAGCTCGACGTTCGAGACCACGGGCACTTACGAGTACCAGTGTGACCCCCACGCCGGCCTCGGAATGGTCGGGACCATCGTCGTCAACGAGACGGGGCAGGCACCGTCCAGCGGCGGTGGCGGCGGCGAGGCGGACCCCGAACACATGGGCGTCCCGTTCCAGGCACACTGGGTCGGCATCGCGACCATCCTCGCGATCATCGCCTCGCTCATGTTCACGTTCTACGTCATCAAGTACGGCGAATCCGCACACACCAGCAGCCCAGGGAGGAAGTAA
- the nth gene encoding endonuclease III: protein MGTPLDSRTEQAETVVDRLQEEYPDSTISLRYRNRLELLVAVVLSAQCTDERVNKVTEDLFEKYQSAADYAAADEEELAEDIYGITFHNNKAGYLVEAGRIMVEEHDGEVPDTMDELTELPGVGRKTANVVLQHGHDIVEGIVVDTHVQRLSRRLGLTEAKRPEAIEDDLMPVVPEEHWQQFTHLLIDHGRAVCDARNPDCEACVLADICPSEKGDGEVDLASGEPWG, encoded by the coding sequence ATGGGCACACCACTCGATTCACGCACGGAACAGGCCGAAACGGTCGTCGACCGGCTCCAGGAGGAGTATCCCGATTCGACCATCTCACTGCGCTACCGTAACCGGCTCGAGCTGCTGGTGGCGGTCGTCCTCTCGGCGCAGTGTACGGACGAGCGTGTCAACAAGGTCACCGAGGACCTGTTCGAGAAGTACCAGTCCGCAGCCGACTACGCCGCGGCCGACGAGGAAGAACTCGCCGAGGACATCTACGGCATCACCTTCCACAACAACAAGGCGGGCTACCTCGTCGAGGCCGGGCGCATCATGGTCGAGGAGCACGACGGCGAGGTGCCCGACACCATGGACGAGCTGACCGAGCTCCCGGGCGTCGGCCGCAAGACCGCGAACGTGGTCCTCCAGCACGGCCACGACATCGTCGAGGGAATCGTCGTCGACACGCACGTCCAGCGCCTCTCCCGTCGGCTGGGGCTGACCGAGGCGAAACGCCCCGAAGCTATCGAGGACGACCTCATGCCGGTGGTCCCCGAGGAACACTGGCAGCAGTTCACCCACCTGCTCATCGACCACGGGCGCGCGGTCTGTGACGCACGCAACCCCGACTGCGAGGCCTGCGTGCTCGCAGACATCTGCCCATCGGAGAAGGGCGACGGCGAAGTCGACCTCGCCTCTGGCGAGCCCTGGGGGTAG
- the mvaD gene encoding phosphomevalonate decarboxylase MvaD, translated as MKATAMAHPIQGLVKYHGMRDSIERLPYHDSISVCTAPSHTKTTVEFSMDYDEDVYIVDGEELDGHAYDRVERVVEKARSMSDAAHTVYPVKLESENSFPSNVGLGSSSSGFAAAAMALAEAAELDATLEDISTIARVGSSSAARAVTGGFSYLSAGLNDEDCRSHRIETALDDELKTIVALVPAYKNTDDAHEEAADSHMFDARRAHVQDQLVEMKDALHDDDLDRVCEIAEHDSLSLAATTMTGPDGWVYWQPATLAVFNKVRELRNEGYPDDDDVDSVPVWFSTDTGASVYVNTTAEHAERVKEAVAETGVRTTIWEVGGSAKLLDDDEDLF; from the coding sequence ATGAAAGCAACCGCGATGGCACACCCGATCCAGGGCCTCGTCAAATACCACGGTATGCGTGACTCCATCGAACGACTCCCGTACCACGATTCCATCAGCGTGTGTACGGCCCCGAGTCACACCAAGACGACCGTGGAGTTCTCCATGGACTACGACGAGGACGTCTACATCGTCGACGGCGAGGAACTCGACGGGCACGCCTACGACCGGGTCGAGCGCGTCGTCGAGAAGGCGCGCTCGATGTCCGACGCCGCCCACACCGTCTACCCGGTGAAGCTCGAATCCGAGAACTCCTTCCCCTCCAACGTCGGGCTTGGCTCCTCGTCCTCCGGCTTCGCGGCCGCCGCGATGGCCCTGGCCGAGGCCGCCGAACTCGACGCCACACTGGAAGATATCTCGACCATCGCGCGCGTCGGCTCCTCCTCTGCGGCCCGCGCCGTGACAGGCGGCTTCTCCTACCTGAGCGCCGGTCTCAACGACGAGGACTGCCGCTCGCACCGCATCGAGACGGCGCTCGACGACGAACTCAAGACCATCGTCGCGCTCGTCCCCGCGTACAAGAACACCGACGACGCCCACGAGGAGGCCGCGGACAGCCACATGTTCGACGCCCGGCGCGCCCACGTCCAGGACCAGCTCGTCGAGATGAAAGACGCGCTCCACGACGACGATCTCGACCGCGTCTGTGAGATCGCCGAGCACGACTCGCTCTCGCTGGCCGCGACGACCATGACCGGCCCGGACGGCTGGGTCTACTGGCAGCCCGCCACGCTCGCCGTGTTCAACAAGGTCCGCGAACTCCGCAACGAAGGCTACCCCGACGACGACGACGTCGACTCGGTGCCAGTGTGGTTCTCGACCGACACCGGCGCGTCCGTGTACGTGAACACGACCGCCGAGCACGCCGAGCGCGTCAAGGAAGCCGTCGCGGAGACGGGCGTCCGCACGACCATCTGGGAGGTCGGTGGTTCCGCGAAGTTGCTCGACGACGACGAAGACCTCTTCTAG
- a CDS encoding MFS transporter, producing MTLLGRLTVLRHREFRRLLAGRTVSVLGDGLYTVAAMWLVFDLTGSTAFTGLAGFLTQIPGVLSMLVGPIVDRARLGRVLTLSELAQGVVVLVVPLAWLTGSLSVAVVLATMPVLSLVGLFAGPAQTAAVPRLVPDDSLVRANAAATAVGKTVDALARGIGGALIVLVGAVGVYVVDAATFALAALLFFSLDVPDTSRGGTGEDDSNQTDGFDRDAYVRDLREGIEMLTGSVLGLMLVGSLFANFLFGVAFAVLPSFAAGLGGAGTYGLLLAGLTAGTVGGSLLSSWVESVPLGRSTIVGLSASGLLFAVSVWVARPVLSVALFTLSRVPVGIYNVSVMATLQSGVPDDRLGRVSSVLSTASSLVSPAGVLLGGVLGELVGSWTVLLASAAGTVLTATYWLLVPSLRTFESPTGVEPGSLA from the coding sequence ATGACCCTCCTCGGCCGACTCACCGTGTTGCGCCACCGTGAGTTCCGGCGGCTCCTTGCCGGCCGGACCGTGAGCGTTCTCGGCGACGGGCTCTACACCGTCGCGGCGATGTGGCTCGTCTTCGACCTCACCGGATCGACCGCCTTCACCGGGCTCGCCGGATTTCTCACGCAGATTCCGGGCGTCCTCTCGATGCTGGTCGGCCCCATCGTCGACCGCGCGCGGTTGGGGCGGGTCCTCACGCTCTCCGAACTGGCACAGGGGGTCGTCGTCCTCGTAGTCCCTCTCGCGTGGCTCACGGGGTCCCTGTCGGTCGCGGTCGTGCTGGCGACGATGCCAGTGCTCTCGCTCGTCGGACTGTTCGCCGGGCCGGCCCAGACTGCGGCGGTCCCACGGTTGGTTCCCGACGACTCGCTGGTCCGGGCGAACGCCGCGGCCACGGCGGTCGGGAAGACGGTCGACGCGCTCGCACGTGGCATCGGTGGCGCACTCATCGTCCTCGTCGGCGCGGTCGGTGTCTACGTCGTCGATGCCGCCACGTTCGCACTCGCGGCACTCCTGTTCTTCAGCCTCGACGTTCCCGACACGTCACGCGGTGGGACCGGAGAAGACGACTCCAACCAGACGGACGGCTTCGACCGTGACGCGTACGTTCGGGACCTCCGCGAGGGCATCGAGATGCTCACTGGCTCGGTTCTCGGCCTGATGCTCGTCGGCAGCCTGTTCGCGAACTTCCTGTTCGGCGTCGCCTTCGCCGTCCTCCCGTCGTTCGCCGCCGGCCTCGGTGGGGCCGGGACGTACGGCCTCCTACTGGCCGGGCTGACGGCGGGCACCGTCGGCGGGTCGTTGCTCTCGTCGTGGGTCGAATCCGTCCCGCTCGGTCGGTCGACCATCGTCGGGTTGTCCGCATCCGGCCTCCTGTTCGCCGTGAGCGTCTGGGTCGCACGTCCCGTCCTGTCGGTGGCACTGTTCACGCTCTCGCGAGTCCCCGTCGGCATCTACAACGTCTCGGTGATGGCCACGCTCCAGTCCGGCGTCCCCGACGACCGTCTCGGCCGGGTGAGTTCGGTGCTCTCCACTGCGTCGAGCCTCGTCTCGCCCGCTGGCGTCCTTCTGGGTGGTGTCCTCGGTGAACTGGTCGGGTCGTGGACGGTACTACTGGCGAGCGCGGCGGGGACCGTCCTCACCGCGACGTACTGGCTGCTGGTGCCGTCGCTCAGGACGTTCGAATCACCGACGGGAGTAGAGCCGGGGTCGCTGGCCTAG
- a CDS encoding helix-turn-helix domain-containing protein, which translates to MDDADATDALEVLGNELRMRILRELAAADEPLAFSTLRERADIRDTGKFNYHLSRLCDYYVREGARGYELGHAGTRVIAAADPGRASDGGSIDAEPGTDETCPVCGDDDCERLFHVHLTPPWA; encoded by the coding sequence ATGGACGACGCGGACGCGACGGACGCCCTGGAAGTCCTCGGGAACGAACTCCGGATGCGAATCCTGCGCGAACTCGCCGCGGCAGACGAGCCACTCGCGTTCTCGACCCTGCGGGAGCGTGCGGACATCCGTGACACTGGGAAGTTCAACTACCACCTCTCGCGACTCTGTGACTACTACGTTCGCGAGGGAGCGCGTGGGTACGAACTCGGGCACGCTGGAACGCGGGTCATCGCCGCGGCCGACCCGGGACGGGCCAGCGACGGCGGGTCGATCGACGCCGAGCCAGGGACGGACGAGACCTGCCCGGTCTGTGGCGACGACGACTGCGAACGGCTCTTTCACGTTCATCTGACTCCGCCGTGGGCCTGA
- the cyoE gene encoding heme o synthase, translated as MGVYLLIIVGATTAITGASDACPTWPACNGQWVVPLSDQALVIAWGHRVAALLVGLTVLATVAVAWLGRDVDRRVRLALTLSLVLYPLQVGLGAVAATTSSTGLLSAVHLTVGVGIFTAIVVALAWTLETETASEPDWDPVPEPDAFDGEPTDGRVEMPSGLLARAKLTVNAYFRMMKPRLMWLLCLVAAAGMALAAGPALRLETVGWTLLGGILSIGASGTFNHVLERDVDRRMQRTSDRPLAVDVIPVRNALAFGFLLTAASLFAFAQLNLLAAGLGLTAIVFYSVVYTLVLKPNYVSNTVIGGAAGALPALIGWAAVTETIGLPGLALAGVIFLWTPAHFYNLALAYKEDYARGGFPMLPVVRGEAVTRKHIVWYLAATLVSAAFLSAVSSLGLLYALVSVALGAVFLWMVVRLHREQTSDAAFRAFHASNAYLGALLVAIVVDSLAF; from the coding sequence ATGGGCGTCTACCTGCTCATCATCGTCGGGGCGACGACAGCCATCACAGGTGCCTCGGATGCGTGCCCGACGTGGCCGGCGTGCAACGGACAGTGGGTCGTCCCCCTGTCGGACCAGGCCCTCGTCATCGCGTGGGGCCACCGCGTCGCTGCCCTGCTGGTGGGCCTGACCGTCCTCGCGACGGTCGCGGTCGCCTGGCTCGGCCGTGACGTGGACCGCCGGGTCCGGCTTGCACTGACACTTTCACTCGTACTATACCCGCTCCAGGTGGGCCTCGGGGCGGTCGCCGCGACGACCAGTTCGACCGGCCTGCTGTCGGCCGTCCACCTCACTGTCGGCGTCGGCATCTTCACCGCCATCGTCGTCGCGCTGGCCTGGACGCTCGAGACCGAGACCGCGAGCGAGCCCGACTGGGACCCGGTTCCCGAGCCCGACGCGTTCGACGGGGAACCGACGGACGGCCGCGTCGAGATGCCGTCGGGGCTCCTCGCACGCGCGAAACTCACCGTGAACGCGTACTTCCGGATGATGAAGCCACGCCTGATGTGGCTCCTCTGCCTCGTCGCTGCCGCCGGGATGGCACTGGCTGCCGGGCCGGCGCTGCGACTCGAGACGGTCGGCTGGACGCTCCTCGGGGGAATCCTCTCCATCGGCGCGAGCGGGACGTTCAATCACGTCCTCGAACGCGACGTGGACCGCCGGATGCAGCGGACCTCCGACCGCCCGCTCGCGGTCGACGTGATTCCGGTCCGGAACGCGCTCGCGTTCGGCTTCCTGCTCACCGCCGCGTCGCTGTTCGCGTTCGCCCAGCTCAACCTGCTCGCCGCGGGGCTGGGTCTGACCGCCATCGTGTTCTACAGCGTCGTGTACACGCTGGTGCTGAAGCCGAACTACGTCTCGAACACCGTCATCGGCGGCGCGGCCGGCGCGCTCCCCGCGCTCATCGGCTGGGCCGCGGTCACCGAGACCATCGGCCTCCCCGGCCTCGCGCTCGCGGGCGTCATCTTCCTGTGGACCCCGGCGCACTTCTACAACCTCGCGCTGGCCTACAAGGAGGACTACGCCCGCGGCGGCTTCCCGATGCTCCCGGTCGTCCGGGGTGAGGCCGTGACGCGAAAGCACATCGTCTGGTACCTCGCGGCGACGCTGGTCAGCGCGGCGTTCCTCTCGGCGGTCTCGTCGCTGGGGCTGCTGTACGCGCTCGTCAGCGTGGCCCTCGGGGCGGTGTTCCTCTGGATGGTCGTCCGGCTCCACCGCGAGCAGACGTCCGACGCCGCGTTCCGCGCGTTCCACGCCTCGAACGCCTACCTCGGCGCGCTGCTGGTGGCCATCGTCGTCGACTCCCTCGCCTTCTGA
- the coxB gene encoding cytochrome c oxidase subunit II, producing MNAKRLAPTALLGAAILLLLADPVAAQPSTTEEAIRGLNEKLLVVAIPITVLVEGVLIYTVLKYRKSDEAKPTRENRRLEITWTVATAVILLFVGLSATMTMADPAVIADGVDDRADVPSDAEHIGVEARTYAWTFTYDKHNVTSSQKLVIPKDQETYFNVTTQDWLHAVHVPALGLKQDAVPGQNHYLMTEAKEVGTYQGYCAEYCGVGHSGMMFEVEVMPQDEYQDWLKSQCEDAGGSWDAGAQTCTAGNSSSSSSAVAA from the coding sequence ATGAACGCAAAGCGGCTGGCCCCGACTGCCCTGCTCGGGGCGGCGATCCTGCTGCTGCTCGCGGACCCGGTCGCAGCGCAGCCGTCGACAACAGAAGAGGCGATTCGGGGACTGAACGAGAAACTGCTCGTCGTCGCCATCCCCATCACGGTGCTCGTCGAGGGCGTCCTCATCTACACCGTCCTCAAGTACCGCAAGAGTGACGAGGCGAAGCCGACGCGGGAGAACCGCCGGCTGGAGATAACCTGGACCGTCGCGACGGCGGTCATCCTGCTGTTCGTCGGGCTCTCCGCCACGATGACGATGGCCGACCCCGCCGTCATCGCGGACGGCGTTGACGACCGCGCGGACGTCCCATCTGACGCCGAGCACATCGGTGTCGAGGCGCGGACGTACGCCTGGACGTTCACCTACGACAAGCACAACGTCACCTCGAGCCAGAAGCTCGTCATCCCGAAGGACCAGGAGACGTACTTCAACGTCACCACACAGGACTGGCTCCACGCGGTCCACGTGCCTGCACTCGGACTCAAGCAGGACGCCGTCCCCGGCCAGAACCACTACCTCATGACCGAGGCGAAGGAGGTCGGCACCTACCAGGGCTACTGTGCTGAGTACTGTGGTGTCGGTCACTCGGGTATGATGTTCGAGGTCGAGGTCATGCCCCAGGACGAGTACCAGGACTGGCTCAAGTCCCAGTGTGAGGACGCTGGCGGGAGCTGGGACGCTGGTGCCCAGACCTGTACCGCGGGCAACAGCTCTTCGTCCAGTTCGGCCGTCGCAGCATAA
- a CDS encoding heme-copper oxidase subunit III — protein MTVAEDADDHGHGHHLPAVEDWPKGFGEASWWPFITAIGGGGIYLAAALYVLANKDILGMGAFTGVAIGSTFLFLVGLFGWLYHTFISTFWERGANEKSEHKLRWGMVAFLGSEVATFSAGFIYYFFIRVGGLGELPHLFGSLVIINTLLLVLSSVTIHFAHTSLLKGNRKRFIGLLGATLLLGVVFIGGQVYEYYKFIAHDGFIVGAEAFDQTFASGFYALTGLHGLHVSLGAVLIGIVFVRALRGQYSAERHVSVSTVSMYWHFVDAVWIFLVVVLYAGA, from the coding sequence ATGACAGTCGCGGAAGACGCTGACGACCACGGTCACGGGCACCACCTGCCGGCCGTCGAGGACTGGCCGAAGGGGTTCGGCGAGGCCAGCTGGTGGCCCTTCATCACGGCCATCGGCGGGGGCGGAATCTACCTCGCCGCGGCCCTCTACGTACTGGCGAACAAGGACATTCTCGGCATGGGCGCGTTCACCGGCGTCGCCATCGGGAGCACCTTCCTGTTCCTGGTCGGGCTGTTCGGCTGGCTCTACCACACGTTCATCAGCACGTTCTGGGAGCGCGGCGCGAACGAGAAGAGCGAGCACAAGCTCCGCTGGGGCATGGTCGCGTTCCTCGGGAGCGAGGTCGCCACGTTCAGTGCCGGCTTCATCTACTACTTCTTCATCCGGGTCGGTGGCCTGGGTGAACTCCCGCACCTGTTCGGGAGCCTCGTCATCATCAACACGCTGTTGCTGGTGCTGTCGAGTGTCACCATCCACTTCGCGCACACGTCCCTGCTGAAGGGTAACCGCAAGCGCTTCATCGGACTGCTCGGCGCGACGCTCCTGCTGGGCGTCGTCTTCATCGGCGGCCAAGTGTACGAGTACTACAAGTTCATCGCACACGACGGCTTCATCGTCGGTGCCGAAGCGTTCGACCAGACCTTCGCGTCCGGTTTCTACGCGCTGACCGGCCTGCACGGCCTGCACGTGAGCCTCGGTGCGGTCCTCATCGGTATCGTGTTCGTCCGCGCCCTGCGCGGACAGTACTCCGCGGAGCGCCACGTCTCCGTGAGCACCGTCTCGATGTACTGGCACTTCGTCGACGCCGTCTGGATCTTCCTCGTCGTCGTCCTGTACGCCGGCGCGTAA
- a CDS encoding C2H2-type zinc finger protein: MTRRIDHAELETDVPAGEEPYHCPYCDRPFREAEYRTLHVGLTHYDVMTDDERDRFQDAYRGESDELGLFRLRTFAVLVLLYFGMLMLYSIVT; this comes from the coding sequence ATGACACGCCGAATCGACCATGCCGAGTTAGAGACCGACGTGCCAGCGGGCGAGGAGCCGTATCACTGTCCGTACTGCGACCGTCCCTTCCGGGAGGCAGAGTACCGAACCTTACACGTCGGATTGACCCACTACGACGTGATGACCGACGACGAGCGCGACCGGTTCCAGGACGCCTACCGCGGCGAGTCCGACGAGCTCGGGCTGTTCCGTCTGCGGACGTTCGCGGTGCTGGTGCTGTTGTACTTCGGGATGCTGATGCTCTACTCGATAGTCACCTGA
- a CDS encoding PadR family transcriptional regulator, with protein MTKWLQSGRRRDLCFLLADAGELPAQRLKTRLEQHYDDRIDPKSFYGTLEAMVESGFLTTRTEGLHDVYALTEAGDARLREHYEWVSSCVDGDSDEGE; from the coding sequence ATGACGAAGTGGCTCCAGAGTGGGCGTCGCCGCGACCTCTGTTTCCTTCTCGCGGACGCGGGCGAGCTCCCGGCCCAGCGCCTCAAGACGCGCCTCGAACAGCACTACGACGACCGTATCGACCCGAAGTCGTTCTACGGGACGCTGGAGGCGATGGTCGAATCGGGCTTCCTCACGACGCGGACCGAGGGGCTGCACGACGTGTACGCGCTGACCGAGGCTGGCGACGCGCGGCTCCGCGAGCACTACGAGTGGGTCAGTTCGTGCGTCGATGGCGACTCGGACGAGGGCGAGTAG
- a CDS encoding DUF5694 domain-containing protein gives MTRGQSETQHHWPTPRPHETEVLLLGTYHMDNPGLDVVNVDADDVLSADRQRELRELTDQLADWSPDLVAIERPHDRQGEVDSLYEDYRTGVRTYDEESTVDPPHPARNDPTTECRSETVQVGFRLADRLDHERVHAVDCPMRLDARSDDDAETVDLGELTHRATSELDVPLPDPAAIQRETDEHLHESTIPEHLHWLNQEDRLHGNHDLMFAAAMAGADRRYLGAELLGAWYERNLRMVENVWRATEDDDERVLLLVGSGHVHVLRHLFDELPMCCPVSPLPLLG, from the coding sequence ATGACACGAGGACAAAGCGAGACACAGCACCACTGGCCGACACCCCGCCCCCACGAGACCGAGGTCCTCCTCCTCGGGACATACCACATGGACAACCCCGGGCTGGACGTGGTGAACGTCGATGCCGACGACGTTCTCTCGGCCGACAGACAGCGGGAACTTCGTGAGCTCACGGACCAGCTCGCGGACTGGAGCCCCGACCTCGTCGCCATCGAACGCCCCCACGACCGGCAGGGCGAGGTCGACTCGCTGTACGAGGACTATCGAACTGGTGTCCGGACCTACGACGAGGAATCCACCGTCGACCCACCGCATCCCGCGCGGAACGACCCGACCACAGAGTGTCGAAGCGAGACCGTGCAGGTCGGGTTCAGGCTCGCAGACAGACTCGACCACGAGCGGGTCCACGCCGTCGACTGTCCGATGAGACTCGACGCCCGGTCAGACGACGATGCCGAGACGGTCGACCTCGGCGAACTGACCCATCGAGCCACGTCGGAACTCGACGTGCCACTCCCGGACCCGGCGGCGATACAACGTGAAACCGACGAACACCTGCACGAATCGACCATCCCGGAACACCTTCACTGGCTGAACCAGGAGGACCGTCTTCATGGGAACCACGACCTGATGTTCGCGGCCGCGATGGCTGGTGCAGACCGTCGGTATCTCGGCGCCGAACTGCTGGGAGCGTGGTACGAACGGAACCTGCGGATGGTCGAGAACGTCTGGCGGGCGACGGAAGACGACGACGAACGAGTCCTCCTTCTCGTCGGCTCGGGACACGTCCACGTCCTCCGCCACCTCTTCGACGAGCTACCGATGTGCTGCCCGGTCAGTCCGCTTCCGCTGCTCGGATGA